CAGCGCGATGGCCGCGCCCAGGTCCCGCCGCGACAGCTTCACCAGGTCGCGGGCGGGGTCGCAGACGACGTCCAGCTCGTCGGCGGTCAACCCGACCTTCGGCACACCGCCCAGCACGGCGATCGTCGCGGGCACGGCGCCCGCGTCGCGGACGACGCGTTCGAGGCGTTCGGCGACCTCGCGGTTGCGGCCGGGCGGCAGCCCGTGGGACAGGATCGTGCTCTCCAGCGCGACCACCGGCCGGTTCTCGGCCAGGGCGGTGCGGACCTCTTCGGTGATGCTCGGCGTACTCACGAGGGGCCATCATCCCAGGTAAGCTGGTGACGTGAGCACGCAGACTCTTCCCGAGGTGGAGACCCGGCCGGAAGGCACGGACCACACCGGGGACGACACCCCGAAGATGTTCCACTACGTGCGCAAGGCCAAGATCGCGGAGAGCGCGGTCATGGGCACGCACGTGGTGGCGCTGTGCGGCGAGGTCTTCCCGGTGACCAAGTCGCCGAAGCCCGGCTCCCCCGTCTGCCCGGAGTGCAAGAAGATCTACGAAGGTCTGCCCAAGGGCGGCGGCGAGTAGGAACCGACCACACGGGGCCTGGTCCCTCGCACCGGCGAGGGACCAGGCCCTTCGCCGCGCGCCGGACCCGGGCCGGTCAGTCCGGGAGGCCCTGTCCGCGCCGCGCGGGCGGGGGCTCCCGCTTCGGCTCCACCGGCAGCCGCTCGGTGTGGTTGGTGTCCATCGGCGACGGCGCCGTCGTGGGCGGGGGTTCGGCGCGCCGCCGTTCGGGCACGGCCGCGTGCTCGGGCGGCACCGGACCGCCCTGCCAGGCCCGCTTGCCCTCGTCGTTGCGGATGCGCTCGGCGGCCCGCTCGATCTCCAGGCGCTGCCAGCGCCGCCGCTGCCGCCGCGTCATGCGCGCGGGCCACAGCTCCTGCAACGCGCTGTTGAAGTACGCGCCCAGGTTGATCGCCAGCCCGATGAAGTACGCGAACAGCAGGAACGCGATGGGCGTGGCCAGCGCGCCGTAGGTGTAGCCCGTCGTGGTGATCCACGTGATGTAGAGCCGCAGCCCGACCGACGACAGCAGGAACACCGCCATCGCCAGCACCGCGCCCGGCAGCAGGCGGTGCCACGGCAGCTTGTTCGGCAGCGCCAGCTTGTAGAGCGTGGCCAGCGCCAGCACGAGCAGCACGCCGATGCCCGGGTAGTAGGTCGCGCCCAGCCACCCGCCGAGCGTCGGTTCCCACGAGTCCGGGAAGAGCTGGATCAGGATGTCCGGGCCCAGCGCCAGCACCGGCAGGCCGATGATCAGCAGCACCAGGCTGGCCATGTAGAGCAGCAGCGCGAAGATCCGCTGCCACACCTCGTTGCGCACGCCGTACTGGTCGTGCGCGGCGGTGATCGCGTCGACGAACGACGACATCGCCGACGAGCCCGCCCACAGCGAGATCAGGAAGCCGATCGAGACGATCTCGCCCTTGCCGGTGGTGAGGATCTGGTCGACGGTGGGCGCGATCACGTCGTTGACGACGTCCGGGCTGAAGATCGTCCGGCAGAACGAGAGGATGCGGTCCTTCGCCGCGTTGACGACCTCCGGGCCCAGCCAGACGCCGATCCAGCCCAGGCTGCCGAGCAGGCCCAGCAGCAGCGGCGGGAAGGACAGGGTCTGCCAGAACGCGGCCTCCGCCGACTCGGAGAAGATCGACTTCTCCCACGCCTTGGCCCACGTGCGCGCCAACAGCCGCAGGGGGCCCCTGCGGCCCGTCCTGCGTGCCTCGTCGTCCCTAGGCGAACCCATCGCGTGGTCAAGCATGGTGCATCCGGAGCGTTTTCGCGCCATCGGCGACGGTGCGCCCTCCGGGCAGCGGGTAGGCTGTCGATGCCCTCGACGGTCACCCGCACCGAGGGCATTCGCATGCTTGCCGTCGCTGATCAGCGCAGGAGGGGTTCGAGGTTGTCGCAACCGCAGGTCGTCGCGACCCGTCCCCTCCGCGCCTGGCAGCGCCGCGCGCTCACGAAGTACCTGGCCGCGAAGCCCAAGGACTTCCTGGCCGTCGCGACCCCCGGCGCGGGCAAGACGACGTTCGGCCTGCGCGTCGCGGCCGAGCTGCTCGCCGACCGCACGGTCGAGTCGGTCACGATCGTCACGCCCACCGAGCACCTCAAGCACCAGTGGGCCAAGGCTGCGGCCGAGGCGGGCATCGCGATCGATTCGAACTTCCGCAACACGATGGCCGTCACCTCCCGCGACTACCACGGCGTGGCGCTCACCTACGCGCAGGTGGCGGCCCACCCGATGCTGCACCGGGTGCGCACCGAGAACCGCAAGACCCTCGTGCTGCTCGACGAGATCCACCACGGCGGCGACGCGAAGTCGTGGGGCGACGCGATCCGCGAGGCGTTCACGCCGGCCGTGCGGCGGATGTGCCTGACCGGGACGCCGTTCCGGTCGGACGACTCGCCGATCCCGTTCGTCAACTACGAGCCCGGCCCGGACGGCGCGATGCGCAGCCAGGCCGACCACTCCTACGGCTACTCCGACGCCCTGCGCGACGGCGTGGTCCGCCCGGTGATCTTCCTGGCCTACTCGGGCGAGGCGGCGTGGCGCACCAGCGCGGGCGAGGAGTTCTCCGCGCGCCTGGGCGAGCCGCTGACCCAGGAGCAGACCGCGCGGGCGTGGCGCGTCGCCCTGGACCCCAGCGGCGAGTGGATGCCGTCGGTGCTCAAGGCCGCCGACGTGCGCCTCAGCCAGCTGCGCAACGGCGGCATGCCCGACGCGGGCGGTCTGGTGATCGCCACCGACCAGACCGTCGCCAAGGCGTACGCCGAGGTGCTCAAGCGCACCACCGGCCACGACGCGACGCTCGTGCTCTCCGACGACCCGAAGGCGTCGGGCCGCATCGCCGAGTTCGCCGCCTCGCAGGAGCGCTGGCTGATCGCGGTGCGCATGGTGTCGGAGGGCGTCGACGTGCCGCGCCTGGCCGTGGGCGTCTACGCCACCAGCGCCTCGACACCGCTGTTCTTCGCGCAGGCCGTCGGCCGGTTCGTGCGGGCGCGGGCCAAGGGCGAGACGGCGAGCGTGTTCGTGCCGAGCGTGCCGGTGCTGCTGGGCCTGGCCAGCGAGCTGGAGGCGCAGCGCGACCACGTCCTGGGCAAGCCGCACCGGGAGAAGGACGGCTGGGACGACGAGCTGGTGTCGGCCGCCAACCGGGTGCAGGACGAGCCGGGCGAGGAGGAGCGGGCGTTCACGTCGCTGGGCGCCTCCGCGGAGCTCGACCAGGTGATCTACGACGGCTCGTCGTTCGGCACGGCGGCGTTCGCGGGCAGCGACGAGGAGCAGGAGTACCTGGGGCTGCCTGGCCTGCTTGAGCCGGACCAGGTGCGCGCCCTGCTGCGCCAGCGCCAGGAGAAGCAGCTCGTCGAGGCCAGCAAGCGGAACGCGACGGCGGCCCCGGCGGCCCCCGCGCCCGCACCGCGCCCGGCGGGCGTGCAGGAGCGGTTGGCGCAGCTCCGCAAGGAGCTCAACACCCTGGTCGCGATGCACCACCACCGCACCCGCAAGCCGCACGGCAAGATCCACAACCAGTTGCGCGAGTACTGCGGCGGCCCGCCCACGGCGATGGCCAGCATCGAGCAGCTCGAAGAGCGCATCGCCACCCTGCGCTCCTGGTAGGGGAAGCGCCCGCCGCACGGCAGGGATCGCGCCCGCTTCACCGCCACTTCACGCTCGGCTACAGTGACCCCGGTCACCTCGCTGTGCGCGGTCAAGATCGTCGGGTGGTCACCCGGTTGTCGCCCGCAACAAACCCCGGTTACGCCGAAGGTGACCCCGGGTAACGGACTACGGCATTCGATGTAGTCAGATGTCCGTTCGGTTACCTGCCCGTTAGCGCATCGTGCCCTCTTTATCGGTCAAGTGTGCTTCCGGTCACCGCACTCGGGGGCATACGTTGTGCGCCACAACATTTACGCACCTGCGTGAAAGGATGGCGGATGCGCAGCAAGAGCCTCGCTCTCATCGCCGCAAGCACGGGCCTTGCCTTGGCCATGACGGCATGTGGCGCCAACACGTCCACCGGTGGCACCGACACGTCGGGCACCAACACCTCCAGCGCCTCCGGCGGCGGCGAGAAGGTCGGCGTGATCCTCCCGGAGACGAAGTCCTCCGCGCGCTGGGAGGGCTTCGACAAGCCCCTCCTGGAGGCCGCGCTGAAGGCCGAGGGCCTGGACGCCGACATCCAGAACGCCCAGGGCGACGTGCAGAAGTTCTCCACCCTCGCCGACGGCATGATCAACGCCGGCGTCAAGGTCCTGATCATCGCCACGCCCAACAGCGAGGTCGGCGCCTCGGTCGCGAAGAAGGCGCAGTCGCAGGGCATCGCGGTCATCGACTACGACCGCCTCAACCTGGGCGGCACCTCCGACTACTACGTCTCGTTCGACAACGAGAAGGTCGGCGAGCTCCAGGGCCAGGGCCTCGTGGACGGCCTCGCGGCGCTCGCGCCGGGCAAGAAGCCCGCCGAGGTCATCGAGATCGAGGGCGCCCCGACCGACAACAACGCCACCCTGTTCTACAACGGCCAGCAGAAGGTGCTGAAGCCCAAGTACGACTCGGGTGACCTCAAGCTGGTCCAGTCGCAGCCGATCCCGGACTGGGACAACCAGCAGGGCGGCGTGACCTTCGAGCAGATCCTCACCGGCAACGGCCAGAAGGTCGACGGCGTCGTGGCCGCCAACGACGGCCTCGCCGGCGCGATCATCACCGTGCTCAAGAAGTACGGCCTGAACGGCAAGGTGCCGGTCACCGGCCAGGACGCCACCCCCGAGGGCCTGCAGGCCGTCATGCGCGGCGACCAGTTCATGACCGTCTTCAAGCCGATCGCCGAGGAGGCGCAGGCCGCCGCCAAGCTCGCCGGCGCCCTCGCCAAGGGCGACACCGCCGCCGCCGACGCGCTGGCCACCGGTTCGGTCGAGGACAGCAAGGCCGGCCGCACCGTCAAGTCGGTCCTGCTCGAAGCGCAGACGATCACCAAGGACAAGGTGAAGACCGTGGTCGACGCGGGCTTCGTCAAGGCCGGCGAGATCTGCGGCGGCGACCTCGCCGCCGTCTGCACCGAGCTCGGCATCAAGTAGTCAAGGCTCGCGCCGGGGCGGGGTGCCAGCGCAAGCGCACCCCGTTCCGGCGCACCCACGCGTGTGGGCACAAACGGAGGAAACCAGTGAGCGAGCCGATCCTCGAGCTGCGCGGCGTCAACAAGAGCTTCGGACCCGTGCACGTCCTGCACGACATCGACTTCGCCGTGCACCCGGGACAGGTCACCGCGCTCGTCGGCGACAACGGCGCCGGCAAGTCGACATTGGTCAAGAGCATCGCGGGCATCCACCCGATGGACTCGGGCCAGGTGCTGTTCAACGGCCGCGAGGTCACCATCCACGGCCCGCGCGAGGCCGCGGACCTGGGCATCGAGGTCGTCTACCAGGACCTCGCGCTGTGCGACAACCTCGACATCGTCCAGAACATGTTCCTCGGCCGCGAGCGCGGCAAGCTGGGGATGCTCGACGAGGCCGACATGGAGCAGGCCGCCCGCAAGACGCTGACGTCGCTGTCCGTGCGCACCGTCAAGTCGGTCCGCACCCAGGTGTCGTCGCTGTCCGGCGGTCAGCGGCAGACCGTCGCCATCGCCAAGGCCGTGCTGTGGAACAGCAAGGTCGTGCTGCTCGACGAGCCCACCGCCGCCCTCGGCGTCGCGCAGACCCGCCAGGTCCTCGACCTGGTGCGCCGCCTCGCCGAACAGGGCCTCGGCGTCGTGCTGATCAGCCACAACATGAACGACGTCTTCGAGGTCGCCGACCGCATCGCCTGCCTCTACCTGGGCCGCATGGCCGCCGAGGTCAACACCAAGGACGTCACGCACGGCCAGGTGGTCGAGCTGATCACCGCCGGCCGCTCCGGGGACCTGGGCATCGCCCGACCCGAATCCGCCACCATCTGATGCCGGCGCACCAGGCTCACCAGCCGCAGAACGAGGAACGAGCATGACCAACACCACGAGCGAGACGTCGCCCAAGGACGCCCCGGGCGCGATCTCCGACTTCGGCATCGACACCACCTCCCAGTCGACCGGCGAGGCCGTCCGCGACTACTTCGCCCGCGTCAGGGGCGGTGAGCTGGGCTCCCTGCCCGCGCTGCTGGGCCTGGTCGTCCTGCTGATCGCCTTCAGCTCCATGGCCGACACCTTCCTGACCCTGGGCAACATCGCGAACCTCCTCGCCCAGGGCGCGAGCATCGTCATCATCGCCATGGGCCTGGTTTTCGTGCTGCTCCTGGGCGAGATCGACCTGTCCGCGGGCACCGCCTCCGGCGTGACCGCCTCCGTCATGGCGCTGCACCTGGTCAACAACGGCAACCTGCTCGGCGGCATGGGCGACACGGTCTTCTACGCGTTCTGCGCCTTCCTCGCGCTGGCCGTCGTGCTGGCCGGGATCATGCGCATCTGGCCCGGCGCCGCGCTGGCCGCCATCGCGCTCGTCATCGCGCTCGTCGGGGTCCCCGCCAACCCGTGGGTCGAGATCCTGCTCGCCATCTGCGTCGGCACCGCCATCGGCTCCATCACCGGCTTCCTCGTCGCGAAGGTCGGCATCCCCTCGTTCGTGGTGACCCTGGCGCTGTTCCTGGCCTGGGGCGGCGTGGTCCTCCAGTTCATCGGCGAGGGCGGCACGCTCGGCCTGCGCAACGACGTGCTCTTCAACGTCGCCAACGGAAACCTCGACACCGCGGGCTCGTGGGTCCTGTTCGCCGTCGCCGCGGGCGGCTACGCCGCCGTCGTGCTCGGCCGCCACTTCAGCAGGCTGCGCAGGGGCCTGGTCGCCCAGCCCACCCCGATGATCCTGGTCAAGGTCGGCATCGTGGTCGTGCTGGCCGCGGCCGCCACCTACGCGCTCACCCTCAACCGGTCCGTCAGCCCCCGCGTCGTCATCGCCGGCGTGCCGTACGTGGTGCCGATCGTGCTGCTGCTGCTGGTCATCGGCACCTTCGTGCTGGAGCGCACCCGCTACGGCCGCCACGTCTACGCCGTCGGCGGCAACAAGGAAGCCGCCCGCCGCGCGGGCATCAACGTCGCCCAGATCCGGATGAGCGTGTTCGTCATCGCCTCCTCCCTGGCCGCGATCGGCGCGATCGTCTACTCCTCCAAGGTCGGCTCGGTCGACCCGAACGCCGGTGGCGGCAACACGCTGCTCCTGGCGGTCGGCGCGGCCGTCATCGGCGGCACCTCCCTGTTCGGCGGCAAGGGCCGGCTGCGCGACGCCGTCATCGGTGGCGCGGTGCTGGCGATCATCCAGAACGGCATGGGCCTGCTGCGGCAGCCCGCCGCGGTCGTGTTCATCGTGACGGGTCTCGTGCTGCTGCTCGCGGCGAGCGTCGACGCGCTGTCCCGTCGCCGGGCGGCCACCGCCGCCCGCTGACGTGAGCACACCGACCGCGGGAGCACGACCGGACGAGGTCCGCAGGCACAACCGCACGGCGCTGCTGCGCCGGCTGCACGTGGACGGACCGTCCACCAGGGCGTCGCTCGCGGCTGAGCTCGGGCTCAACCGCAGCACCATCAAGGCCCTGGTGGACGGCCTCGCCGAGTCGGGCGTAGTCGCCGAGCGGGTGCCCGCGCAGCGCTCCGGCGCGGGCCGCCCGTCCCTGCTGGTCCTGCCGCAGCCGCAGGCCGCCGTCGTGATGGCCATCGACATCCGCGTCGAGCAGGTGGCGATGGCCATGGTGGGGCTCGGCGGCGACATCCTCGGCCGCGACTCGTGGAACCTGCACCAGCGCTCCCGGGACCCCGGCGAGGTCATCACGCACATCGCCGACTCGGCGAAGCTGCTGGCCGACGAGCTCGACCTCCAGGCGGTCGGCGTCGGCGTGTCCGTGCCCGGCGTCGTCCGCCGCCACGACGGCCTCGTGCACGAGGCGCCCAACCTGCACTGGACCGACGTGGCGCTCGGGCAGCGCCTCTCCGCGGTCCTCAAGGTGCCCGTGCAGGTCGGCAACGACGCCGAGCTGGGCGCCCTCGCCGAGCACGTCCGCGGCGCCGCCCGCGGCTCCTCGGACATGGTCTACATCTCCGCCGACGTCGGCATCGGCGGCGGCGTCATCTCCAGCGGCCAACCGCTGCGCGGCACCGGCGGCTACGTCGGCGAACTCGGCCACATGGTCGTGCGCCCCGGCGGCAGGCGCTGCTACTGCGGCTGCCAGGGCTGCTGGGAGACCGAGGTGGGGGAGCCCGCCCTGTGCCGGGCGCTGGCCCTGCCCGAGAACGCCCCGCGCGGTGCCGTGGTGGCCGAGCTGCGGGCCCTCGCGGGCTCGCCGGACACCGTCGCCCACCGCCTGGGCGAGTTCACCGAGTGGCTCGCCATGGGCCTGGTGACCGTGGTCAACATGCTGGGCCCCGAACTGGTGGTGCTGGGCGACCTGTTCACCGCGCTGCCCGAGTCGCTCGTCGACCAGCTGCGCCGCACCGTGCAGAAGCGGTCCCTGGTGTCCCGCGCCGTCGGCGGCACCCGCATCGTGTCCTCGCCGCTCGGCCGCGACGCCAAGCTCGTCGGCGCCGCCGAACTGGCCTTCGAACCCGTGCTGGGCGAGGTCTGAGCGGCTCCCCTGCACTTTCAGGGGAGCCCCCGGGACACCCCTGGAAGTGCAGGGGGGCGGGGACCCGCTGTGGGTCCCCGCCCCGGACGGCCAGGGTGCTACGGACCCCGTCAGGGCCCGTGCTGTTCAGCCCTGCTGCAACTCGGCAGCGAGCTCACGCAGCTTCGTGCTGTGCTCGCGGGCGTGGTGCCCGCAGAACAGCAGCTCGCCCCCGGAGGGGAGCACGGCGCGAACCTGGGCGGCAGCCCCGCAGCGGTCGCAGCGGTCGCAGCGGTCAAAGCGGGGCGGGTGAGCGTGGTAGTCATGGAAATCTCCCTCCGTCCCGGCACCGGGGATCGGTGCCCTCACACCTAGCTGCGACCACTTCGCATCTGGCTGATGTGCCGTGTTCGCTGCTTCCACTCTTGCAGACGCACGGGCGTAAGTCAGTGTTCCCTGGGCCGTGGCGACCCGCGTCACTCCCGATTTACCCGTCACACGGGTAGTTCGAACCTGGCAGGACCACCGGTTCGATCGGTTTTCGCTCACGTTCCGTTGTGCCGGCAACGGTTTCATGACCTGCGGATACGTCGTTGGACGCACGTCCACTGCTCCGAACGGTGGGCGGTCGCCGACCGTCGCTGTGATCGGTAACACTTTGGTCAGCCCAGAGCGAACACGCCCCCGAGTTCCACGATCCGGACGCTCCACGTCCGGTTCACCGCCCGGCAACCGGGTCCGAACGCGACGGTGCCCCGACCTGGAAAGCAGGCCGGGGCACCACCGGTGGAACCTGGTCGGACTAGTCGAGGTAGTCCCGCAGGACCTGCGACCGCGACGGGTGGCGCAGCTTCGACATCGTCTTCGACTCGATCTGCCGGATGCGCTCGCGCGTCACCCCGTAGACCTGACCGATCTCGTCCAGCGTGCGCGGCTGGCCGTCGGTGAGGCCGAACCGCAGCCGCACGACACCCGCCTCGCGCTCGGACAGCGTCGCCAGGACCGACTGGAGCTGGTCCTGGAGCAGCGTGAACGACACCGCGTCCACCGCCACGACGG
This region of Saccharothrix longispora genomic DNA includes:
- a CDS encoding sugar ABC transporter substrate-binding protein, with the protein product MRSKSLALIAASTGLALAMTACGANTSTGGTDTSGTNTSSASGGGEKVGVILPETKSSARWEGFDKPLLEAALKAEGLDADIQNAQGDVQKFSTLADGMINAGVKVLIIATPNSEVGASVAKKAQSQGIAVIDYDRLNLGGTSDYYVSFDNEKVGELQGQGLVDGLAALAPGKKPAEVIEIEGAPTDNNATLFYNGQQKVLKPKYDSGDLKLVQSQPIPDWDNQQGGVTFEQILTGNGQKVDGVVAANDGLAGAIITVLKKYGLNGKVPVTGQDATPEGLQAVMRGDQFMTVFKPIAEEAQAAAKLAGALAKGDTAAADALATGSVEDSKAGRTVKSVLLEAQTITKDKVKTVVDAGFVKAGEICGGDLAAVCTELGIK
- a CDS encoding YihY/virulence factor BrkB family protein; this encodes MLDHAMGSPRDDEARRTGRRGPLRLLARTWAKAWEKSIFSESAEAAFWQTLSFPPLLLGLLGSLGWIGVWLGPEVVNAAKDRILSFCRTIFSPDVVNDVIAPTVDQILTTGKGEIVSIGFLISLWAGSSAMSSFVDAITAAHDQYGVRNEVWQRIFALLLYMASLVLLIIGLPVLALGPDILIQLFPDSWEPTLGGWLGATYYPGIGVLLVLALATLYKLALPNKLPWHRLLPGAVLAMAVFLLSSVGLRLYITWITTTGYTYGALATPIAFLLFAYFIGLAINLGAYFNSALQELWPARMTRRQRRRWQRLEIERAAERIRNDEGKRAWQGGPVPPEHAAVPERRRAEPPPTTAPSPMDTNHTERLPVEPKREPPPARRGQGLPD
- a CDS encoding ROK family transcriptional regulator; the encoded protein is MSTPTAGARPDEVRRHNRTALLRRLHVDGPSTRASLAAELGLNRSTIKALVDGLAESGVVAERVPAQRSGAGRPSLLVLPQPQAAVVMAIDIRVEQVAMAMVGLGGDILGRDSWNLHQRSRDPGEVITHIADSAKLLADELDLQAVGVGVSVPGVVRRHDGLVHEAPNLHWTDVALGQRLSAVLKVPVQVGNDAELGALAEHVRGAARGSSDMVYISADVGIGGGVISSGQPLRGTGGYVGELGHMVVRPGGRRCYCGCQGCWETEVGEPALCRALALPENAPRGAVVAELRALAGSPDTVAHRLGEFTEWLAMGLVTVVNMLGPELVVLGDLFTALPESLVDQLRRTVQKRSLVSRAVGGTRIVSSPLGRDAKLVGAAELAFEPVLGEV
- a CDS encoding ATP-binding cassette domain-containing protein, with the protein product MSEPILELRGVNKSFGPVHVLHDIDFAVHPGQVTALVGDNGAGKSTLVKSIAGIHPMDSGQVLFNGREVTIHGPREAADLGIEVVYQDLALCDNLDIVQNMFLGRERGKLGMLDEADMEQAARKTLTSLSVRTVKSVRTQVSSLSGGQRQTVAIAKAVLWNSKVVLLDEPTAALGVAQTRQVLDLVRRLAEQGLGVVLISHNMNDVFEVADRIACLYLGRMAAEVNTKDVTHGQVVELITAGRSGDLGIARPESATI
- a CDS encoding DEAD/DEAH box helicase → MLAVADQRRRGSRLSQPQVVATRPLRAWQRRALTKYLAAKPKDFLAVATPGAGKTTFGLRVAAELLADRTVESVTIVTPTEHLKHQWAKAAAEAGIAIDSNFRNTMAVTSRDYHGVALTYAQVAAHPMLHRVRTENRKTLVLLDEIHHGGDAKSWGDAIREAFTPAVRRMCLTGTPFRSDDSPIPFVNYEPGPDGAMRSQADHSYGYSDALRDGVVRPVIFLAYSGEAAWRTSAGEEFSARLGEPLTQEQTARAWRVALDPSGEWMPSVLKAADVRLSQLRNGGMPDAGGLVIATDQTVAKAYAEVLKRTTGHDATLVLSDDPKASGRIAEFAASQERWLIAVRMVSEGVDVPRLAVGVYATSASTPLFFAQAVGRFVRARAKGETASVFVPSVPVLLGLASELEAQRDHVLGKPHREKDGWDDELVSAANRVQDEPGEEERAFTSLGASAELDQVIYDGSSFGTAAFAGSDEEQEYLGLPGLLEPDQVRALLRQRQEKQLVEASKRNATAAPAAPAPAPRPAGVQERLAQLRKELNTLVAMHHHRTRKPHGKIHNQLREYCGGPPTAMASIEQLEERIATLRSW
- a CDS encoding sugar ABC transporter permease, encoding MTNTTSETSPKDAPGAISDFGIDTTSQSTGEAVRDYFARVRGGELGSLPALLGLVVLLIAFSSMADTFLTLGNIANLLAQGASIVIIAMGLVFVLLLGEIDLSAGTASGVTASVMALHLVNNGNLLGGMGDTVFYAFCAFLALAVVLAGIMRIWPGAALAAIALVIALVGVPANPWVEILLAICVGTAIGSITGFLVAKVGIPSFVVTLALFLAWGGVVLQFIGEGGTLGLRNDVLFNVANGNLDTAGSWVLFAVAAGGYAAVVLGRHFSRLRRGLVAQPTPMILVKVGIVVVLAAAATYALTLNRSVSPRVVIAGVPYVVPIVLLLLVIGTFVLERTRYGRHVYAVGGNKEAARRAGINVAQIRMSVFVIASSLAAIGAIVYSSKVGSVDPNAGGGNTLLLAVGAAVIGGTSLFGGKGRLRDAVIGGAVLAIIQNGMGLLRQPAAVVFIVTGLVLLLAASVDALSRRRAATAAR
- a CDS encoding DUF3039 domain-containing protein, which produces MSTQTLPEVETRPEGTDHTGDDTPKMFHYVRKAKIAESAVMGTHVVALCGEVFPVTKSPKPGSPVCPECKKIYEGLPKGGGE